The following are from one region of the Gossypium hirsutum isolate 1008001.06 chromosome D03, Gossypium_hirsutum_v2.1, whole genome shotgun sequence genome:
- the LOC107950588 gene encoding non-functional pseudokinase ZED1 gives MLKEGEMGSCFRIKRQGKDEGPLLKNGSMLLEKLIASSDGKCNPICTFSAEELSEATKGYDVGQEISRYVHFVLYKGFLRGRELSVKRYGSYNKCLETAITDIVISSQMSVHKNVLKLIGCCLETQNPVLVYEYGGEKNLQRLMFDVSDGQLEPLTWKSRIKIAMDIANAVAYLHTALSRPVIHRGLSLISIVIDTNYVAKLADFSLSVAIPKGKSHVVEDAISGVVGYIAPEVLECKINEKADVYSFGILLLELLTRRKSGDHSVEEAPFRAFVSNYVESNRLTEIVDQSILSERINGNELVSLAKIALCCTQENPENRPMITDVAKQLRQLNKDCKLC, from the coding sequence ATGTTGAAGGAAGGGGAGATGGGATCATGTTTCAGAATAAAAAGGCAAGGCAAGGATGAGGGACCATTGTTGAAGAATGGGAGTATGTTATTAGAAAAGCTTATTGCCTCATCTGATGGTAAATGTAATCCTATTTGTACTTTCTCCGCCGAGGAGCTGAGCGAAGCAACGAAAGGTTACGATGTCGGTCAGGAAATTTCGAGGTACGTTCATTTCGTGTTATACAAAGGCTTTCTGCGTGGTCGGGAGCTATCTGTGAAACGGTACGGAAGCTATAACAAATGCCTTGAAACAGCTATCACAGATATAGTAATTAGCTCACAAATGAGTGTGCACAAGAATGTTCTAAAACTCATTGGATGCTGCTTAGAGACTCAAAATCCAGTGCTTGTTTATGAATATGGTGGTGAAAAGAATCTCCAAAGATTAATGTTTGATGTTAGTGATGGGCAACTTGAGCCATTAACATGGAAGTCTAGAATAAAGATTGCAATGGATATTGCTAATGCAGTCGCATATCTCCATACTGCCTTGTCCAGGCCTGTTATTCATCGAGGGCTTTCGTTGATATCGATAGTAATAGATACGAATTATGTTGCTAAGCTTGCTGATTTCTCGCTCTCCGTGGCAATTCCGAAAGGAAAATCGCATGTCGTAGAAGATGCCATCTCCGGGGTAGTTGGGTATATAGCACCTGAGGTTTTGgaatgcaaaataaatgaaaaggctGATGTTTATAGTTTTGGCATACTGTTACTTGAGCTTTTAACTAGAAGAAAATCTGGGGATCATAGTGTGGAGGAAGCACCCTTTAGAGCATTTGTGTCGAATTATGTCGAAAGCAATCGGTTAACCGAAATTGTGGATCAAAGTATTTTGAGTGAAAGAATCAATGGTAATGAGTTGGTAAGTTTGGCGAAGATTGCACTTTGTTGTACACAAGAAAATCCCGAGAATCGACCGATGATAACTGATGTTGCAAAACAGCTTAGGCAACTCAATAAAGATTGTAAGCTTTGTTAG